The stretch of DNA CTGAGGAGCATAGAAAATCGAACGGGTCACTTCTGCAATTCGGACCTTTTCTAGTTTCTTTGGTTCATTCGTGGAATCATTATTACAAGCCGCTAATGAAATCATAAGTATACCGATAAGAAGAAAGGAGAACCTGAACCTTAACCATTTTTTCATACAAAAGAACCTCCTAATTTCCGTAAAAGAATCTGGGCTAATTGCCTAAGATATCGTATGAAGTTGAGAAAAATGTGTGAATGCCTAGGAACAAATTATTTTTAAATGTGCAAGGGAAGTATGATGATGAACAATGACAATAATGGAAAAATCCTTGAGAGCTACCGCTTTCCATCTCCAAATCCAAAAGTGGAAGTAAGGGTGATTACCTACCTTTCTGGAGGTTTACGCGTAAAAGGGATGCTTGCTGAGCCGATTGAAGAAGGAGTATATGATGGCATGCTTTATTTACGTGGCGGAATAAAAAATGTGGGTAAAGTAAGGCCGGCCCGGATTGCTCAGTTTGCAGCTGAAGGTTTTATCGTTTTTGCTCCTTTTTATCGCGGGAATCAAGGCGGTGAAGGGAATGAGGATTTTGCAGGGGAAGACAGGGAAGACGGTTTTTCTGCTTTTTCACTGTTAAAATCACTACCTAGAGTCCATCAAATCCATATTTTTGGTTTTTCACGCGGCGGTGTAATGGCCCTTCTGACAGGCATAAATTTTCCAGAGGCAGCATCTGTAGTCACCTGGGGTGGGGTCAGTGATATGTCATTAACCTATATGGAGCGGCTGGATTTACGAAAAATGATGAAACGGGTTATTGGTGGGACGCCTGAAAAATATCCTGAACGATATCAGGAAAGGACCCCACTTTACCAATTAGAACAACTTACAGCTCCAGTATTAATCATTCACGGTGTGAACGATCACAACGTCTCCGTTGAGCACTCCTATCGATTAGAGAGGCGGCTTAGGGGCTTAAACAAAGCAGTCGAATGTTGGTATTTTGATGAGTTTACACACTATTTTCCACCGGTAGTAAATAGAAAAGTCGTAGAAGATGCCACAAAGTGGATGAAAAGGCAAGGCAAAAGATGATAAAATATAATTAATACAAGCAGAGGAGCGAATTGCTATGGGTATGCCCCTTGAGTTAAATACGATGATTGTAACAAAAGGCAGAGAGAAAAGGGTGGAGGAAAATCTTTTCGTAATGGAAAAAGAAGGCTACAGACTCTATCCGATAGACATTCCCATTGATGTGAGAAAAACGATGGACAGCGATTCAAGCGGGACAGCTATAATCAAAAAAGTGGAGTGGCAGCAAGGCAATACCACTATTACATATCAATTAGTTTCGTTAAACTCAACGAATTAAGCGGGTAAAAGTTGCCTGCTTTTTTTTTTTTGAAAAAAGTGTAAGAAAAGATTGAAAGATACGTCTTATAAGTAGTTAACAACAAATGGTAGACAGAGAAAGGGGGAATTTGGTTGGAACGGGCCCATCAAATAGAGAAGTGGTTTATCGATTACGAAAAGGATGTCACAAATTATCTTGTTTATTATACCGGTACCACCGATGTCGAGGACTTGGTCCAAGAGACCTTCTTGCGGGCGCTAAGAGCTATAAACCGTTTTAAAAATGAATCCAGCCCCAAAACATGGCTGATCTCCATAGCGCGCAATACGGCTATTGATTTTTACCGAAAGAAATCTGGCTGGAACAGATTGAAACAATTGATAAATCTCGAATCACCCAAACTTTGGGAACAAGGGACTGAAGAGAAAGTAGTAAAAAAAATGGAATATACCCATTTATATGAGGCGATTAATGCTCTAAAACCCAACTATCGGGATGTCATCCTCCTTAGGGGAATTAGTGAGTTGTCTTCACAGGAAGCGGGGCAGGTTCTTGGGTGGTCAGAAAATAAAGTGAACGTAACTTTTTACCGAGCTGTCAAAAAACTAAATGAGCGACTTAAGGAGGGGGAGCAGTTTGAGTCAATTATCGGATAAAGAGCTACCTAAAGTGATGGCGGATTTCCCTAAACATGAGTTAACCACTAAGCAGAGAACAGAAATGTTAAAAGTTCTTGGTGAGTCCGGCAGTCGTAAACAGCGCAACCCTATTAATTTTCAAAGATTTGCTGCATGGGCTGCTGTGTTTGTCTTGATTCTAATTGCCCCGATTCTTTATTTTTCAAGCAGTAAGGAAAACGATGCTATTCGAACAGGATCGAAAGGGGAAACGAGTAATCATGTAGAGCAGGGGGATTACTTTGCGCTGATGGATGAGAACGGTGCACATTATGTAGACAGCAATTACGGCATTCCTAATAAAGTCAGTTTGTTGGCACCAACGGAATGGATTGCGAAAGATAAGCGCTCAGTGTCAAAAATCATGATTTATTTATGGGGAGATTACGAGAAGGATTTTGCCAATAAGCCGCTCAAAGTGGATGCTGTCCATGTGAAAACAGGTGTAAAGGAACATCTAGCGACAACCGTGATATCTGGTGGCATGTATGGGTCTGATGGCCATGCCATGACGGGTTTTGAGCCATTTGCTTTTTCTGGAAAATACAACCTTACCTTTACTGCTGGTAATAAAAAGGTAGGTACATTTTCCATCTATGTGAAAGAACCTTATATTAAAATAGGGAATTCTACTTTAATGATCTCCCAAGAAGATTTATACGCAGGTTTTTATGAGGATGCTGTGATTGAAGCTGAAGGTGACAATCTTCCAACTGAGATTGAACTAGAGTTATTTCAATTAGAAAATGCTGAAGTGACTACCTTTACATTTAAAGACAAAACAGACTACACAACAACTGACGGTAGAAAGGTTTCTTTATATACAGGTGATTTTCAAATTAAAAAGAGCGGCAAATACCGATTTAGCGTGTTAAAACATTCGGAGGCTGTAGAAGTTAGAAAGCCCATATCAAATGAATGATATGGGCTTTTCATGTTTAAGCAATCGGTCCGCCTTTTAGTTCGATCTCTTCTGAAACATCCGTGAATTTTTTGAAGTTTTCGCGGAACTTTGTTGCTAGTTCTTTGGCTTTCTTTTCATATGCATCTGGGTCTGCCCATGTTTTACTTGGCTGTAACACTTCATCCGGAACACCCGCAATATGAAGTGGAATATTTAGACCGAAAATTTCATCTTTCGCTGTCTCTACATGGTTTAATTCCCCTTCAAGTGCTGCTTGAACCATTGCTCTTGTATAGGAAAGCTTCATTCGGCTGCCGGCACCATACTCGCCGCCAGTCCACCCCGTGTTGACAAGAAACACATTTGCATTATGTTCAAGTATTTTTTCACCGAGCATATCAGCATAACGAGTAGCAGGGAGCGGTAAAAATGGTGCACCAAAGCAGGTTGAGAACGTTGCCTCAGGAGAAGTTACACCACGTTCCGTGCCGGCAAGCTTAGACGTATACCCACTTAAAAAGTGATACATAGCTTGTTCTTTTGTTAATTTTGAGATAGGAGGTAATACCCCAAACGCGTCTGCAGTTAAGAAGACAATCGTATTCGGGTGTCCTGCAATACTTGGCTTGGCAATATTATCAATGGCATCGATTGGATATGCTGCCCTTGTATTCTCTGTTAACGTTCCATCATCATAATCAGGGATCCGCGATTCTAGGTTAAGCGTTACATTTTCAAGAACGGTTCCAAAACGAATGGCATCAAATATTTGTGGCTCTTTCTCCCTGGAAAGATTGATGCATTTCGCATAGCAACCTCCCTCGATATTAAAGACACCGTTAGAGGACCAGCCGTGCTCATCATCACCAATCAAACGGCGATTTGGATCAGCGGATAAGGTAGTTTTCCCTGTTCCTGATAGACCAAAGAATAGAGCGACATCTCCTTCAATTCCTACATTTGCAGAACAGTGCATGGAGAAAATATTGTTTTCCGGTAATAAATAATTCATTACGGAAAAAATGGACTTTTTCATTTCACCTGCATACTCCGTCCCACCGATGAGAACAATGCGGCGTTCGAATGAAATGATGATAAATGTTTCTGAATTGGTTCCATCTACAGCAGGATTTGCCTTAAAATTAGGTGCAGAAATAACCGTAAATCCTGGGTCATGTGATAGCAGTTCATCCTCTGATGGACGTATAAAAAGTTGATGAACAAAGAGATTGTGCCAGGCAAATTCATTCACTACTTGAATAGGTAAGCGGGATTTTTTATCTGCTCCAGCAAATCCTTTAAAAACAAAAATATCTTCTTGTTGTTTTAAATAATTTAGGACTTTTTGGTAAAGTTTCGTAAATACTTCTTCAGATATAGGTTGATTCAACGAACCCCAAGCAATCTTATCCTTTGTGGACTCTTCCATCACAATGAATTTATCTTGAGGTGAGCGGCCTGTATATTTACCAGTTGAAACGCTTACAGCGCCAGTCGAAGTTAAAGAACCTTCATTACGACATAAGATTTTTTCTACTAACTGGGGAACTGATAATTGCACGTGGACATTACTTTCTGATAACATTTGTTTTAAGTCATTGGGAATATGAACAGAATTCATCTACTGCAACCTTCCTTTTTCCATGTTTTTAATGGTAATAATTTATTAAAAAGTATAACACATTTATTCAAATAATCTATACTAATTAATGAAAAATAGGTTGTTTGGATTAAATTTAAATTTCTTGAAAAATGCATTGACATTGTTCGACAGTGTAGGTTATTATTTACCCTTGAACGGATACTCTCTTATCCCGAGCTGGTGGAGGGACAGGCCCAATGAAACCCAGCAACCTGCAAACGAAAGCAAGATAGTAGTAGGTTTTCTTCTATTATTATTTTTTCGGGCAAAGGTGCTAAACCTGAAGCAAGGCCTAGCCTTGAACGATAAGAGTGAAAGGCGCGCAAAACTTTTGCTATCAACCTTTCCTCAGAGATGGAAAGGTTTTTTGTTTGCAACGGAATTCGTGCTACATTATCGCTTCTTTTTATTCCATTGTTAGAATTTTCTATGGGGTTAGTGCAGAATTTTGTTTAATTAATAAAAACCCTGTATTTATTTCATACTACTAAGGGAATGAGTTCCGTATCAACCTGAGGTTAAACGGCAAGGTCATTACATACCCACACAGATAACCTCACTTATCTCACTATATAGGAGGAATTCAGATGTCAAC from Bacillus sp. SLBN-46 encodes:
- a CDS encoding alpha/beta hydrolase family protein, which encodes MMMNNDNNGKILESYRFPSPNPKVEVRVITYLSGGLRVKGMLAEPIEEGVYDGMLYLRGGIKNVGKVRPARIAQFAAEGFIVFAPFYRGNQGGEGNEDFAGEDREDGFSAFSLLKSLPRVHQIHIFGFSRGGVMALLTGINFPEAASVVTWGGVSDMSLTYMERLDLRKMMKRVIGGTPEKYPERYQERTPLYQLEQLTAPVLIIHGVNDHNVSVEHSYRLERRLRGLNKAVECWYFDEFTHYFPPVVNRKVVEDATKWMKRQGKR
- a CDS encoding DUF2584 domain-containing protein, which produces MGMPLELNTMIVTKGREKRVEENLFVMEKEGYRLYPIDIPIDVRKTMDSDSSGTAIIKKVEWQQGNTTITYQLVSLNSTN
- a CDS encoding RNA polymerase sigma factor — protein: MERAHQIEKWFIDYEKDVTNYLVYYTGTTDVEDLVQETFLRALRAINRFKNESSPKTWLISIARNTAIDFYRKKSGWNRLKQLINLESPKLWEQGTEEKVVKKMEYTHLYEAINALKPNYRDVILLRGISELSSQEAGQVLGWSENKVNVTFYRAVKKLNERLKEGEQFESIIG
- the pckA gene encoding phosphoenolpyruvate carboxykinase (ATP); protein product: MNSVHIPNDLKQMLSESNVHVQLSVPQLVEKILCRNEGSLTSTGAVSVSTGKYTGRSPQDKFIVMEESTKDKIAWGSLNQPISEEVFTKLYQKVLNYLKQQEDIFVFKGFAGADKKSRLPIQVVNEFAWHNLFVHQLFIRPSEDELLSHDPGFTVISAPNFKANPAVDGTNSETFIIISFERRIVLIGGTEYAGEMKKSIFSVMNYLLPENNIFSMHCSANVGIEGDVALFFGLSGTGKTTLSADPNRRLIGDDEHGWSSNGVFNIEGGCYAKCINLSREKEPQIFDAIRFGTVLENVTLNLESRIPDYDDGTLTENTRAAYPIDAIDNIAKPSIAGHPNTIVFLTADAFGVLPPISKLTKEQAMYHFLSGYTSKLAGTERGVTSPEATFSTCFGAPFLPLPATRYADMLGEKILEHNANVFLVNTGWTGGEYGAGSRMKLSYTRAMVQAALEGELNHVETAKDEIFGLNIPLHIAGVPDEVLQPSKTWADPDAYEKKAKELATKFRENFKKFTDVSEEIELKGGPIA